The Glycine soja cultivar W05 chromosome 6, ASM419377v2, whole genome shotgun sequence genome has a window encoding:
- the LOC114414253 gene encoding equilibrative nucleotide transporter 3-like, which produces MYNVCDLIGRYIPLLKFLKVESRKKLTTAIVSRLLFVPAFYFTAKYGTQGWMIMLTCFLGLSNGYFTVCVLTSAPKGYKGPEQNALGNLLVLFLLGGIFAGVALDWLWLIGKGW; this is translated from the exons ATGTACAATGTGTGTGATCTGATTGGAAGATACATTCCACTCTTGAAATTCCTGAAGGTGGAGTCCCGGAAAAAGCTCACAACAGCAATTGTTAGTCGCTTGTTATTTGTGCCAGCATTTTATTTTACTGCAAAGTATGGCACACAGGGCTGGATGATAATGTTGACTTGTTTTTTGGGGTTATCCAATGGTTACTTCACTGTTTGTGTTCTCACTTCAGCACCCAAAGGTTATAAG GGACCAGAACAAAATGCCTTGGGAAATTTGTTGGTGTTGtttcttcttggaggaatctttGCAGGGGTAGCACTTGATTGGTTGTGGTTAATAGGTAAAGGGTGGTGA